In the Bacillota bacterium genome, TTATGTGGGGGTGACCGGTGAACACATCCGTTCCCTGAACTCCAGGGGGATGATCGCGGTGACGTCTCCCACGCATGAGATTTCGCGGGAAGACGTGGAACGGGTGATGGAGAGCTCGCGAACGGTGGTGCTGACGCCCGACCGCGAAATTATCCATGCCATCCCGCGAGGGTACGTCGTAGACGGTCAGGACGGTATTCGCCATCCAGAAGGCATGAGCGGTTCACGTCTGGAGGTGGAGACGCACATTATTCACGGTAGCAGCACTTTCTTGCAAAATATTACCAAATGCGTGCAACGCGCGCGGCTTCAGATTAACGAGCTGGTGGTCGAGCCGATTGCCACAGCGGCGGCGGTACTGACGGAAGCCGAGCGCGACCTCGGGGTAGCGCTGGCGGACATCGGGGGCGGTACGACCGATGTGGCGGTTTTCACCGGTGGGGAGATATACTATACTGGTGTCATTCCTATCGGAGGTAACCACGTTACGAACGACATCTCAATGGGGTTGCGCACACCGCCAGAAGAGAGCGAACGGATTAAGCTCCAGTATGCCTGTGCGGTGAAGGAAATGGTTGGAGAAAACGAAGTCGTGCCCCATCGTCCGATGGGAAGCAATGAAGAGCGGAAGATACCGGCGCGGGTACTGGCGGAGATTGTGGAACCCCGAATGCGAGAGCTGTTTGAGCTGGTGTACGAGGAAATCAGGAAGTCGGGCACGGCGGGCATGTTGCCTGGCGGACTGGTACTGAGCGGAGGCGGTAGCTTGATGCGCGGTGTGGTGGAACTGGCGCGAGAGGTTACCGATATGCCGGTGCGGGTCGGCAAGCCCATGAACATCGGAGGTCTGGTAGATAAGGTGGACAGCCCGGTATTTGCAACGGGTGTGGGGCTACTTTTGTACGGGCTGGAACGTTATTATATGGTTGCCGACTCCCGCCATCGCTCTTTATGGCAGGGGGTGACGGTATGGTTTCGCCGTCTGCTATCACGTTTCGCGCAATAATATCCATTTCATCATAGGGGGCTAAACACCATGGCTGGCGTAAGACAGTATGCGCAGATTAAGGTCATCGGCATCGGTGGTGGTGGCACAAACGCCGTGAACCGCATGATCGAAGCGGGGCTGGTTGGGGTGGACTTTTGTGCCATGAACACCGATGTGCAGGTGCTGGAGATTTCCGCCGCCGAGAAGAAGGTTCAGCTCGGCGAGAATCTGACCAGAGGGTTAGGCGCGGGCGGCAATCCGCAGATTGGTCGCAGCGCTGCGGAGGAGAGCAAGAACGAAATCATGAAGGCGCTGGAAGGTGCTGACATGGTGTTCATCACCGCAGGCATGGGTGGTGGCACGGGCACGGGCGCAGCGCCTGTGGTCGCGCAGCTGGCGAAGGAGATGGGCGCACTGACCGTCGCAGTGGTGACAAAACCGTTCAATTTTGAGGGACCGCGCCGGATGCAAATCGCCGAAGAGGGCGTTGCCAACCTGCGCGAGCATGTGGATACGTTAATCGTCATTCCCAACGAACGTTTACTCAACGTCGTAGAAAAGCGCACTACTCTGGTGGAAGCCTTCCGCGCCGCCGACGATATTCTCAGGCAGGGCGTGCAGGGCATTTCCGACATTATTACCATCCCGGGCTTAATCAACGTGGACTTTGCGGACGTGAAGACCATCATGTCCAACGCTGGTCCAGCGCTTATGGGAATCGGGCACGGTAGCGGCGAGCATCGCGCCCGTGAGGCGGCAGAAAGCGCCACGAACAGCCCTCTGCTGGAAACCTCCATCGACGGCGCACAGCGCGTGCTCATTAATGTGACCAGCGGTCCCGACATGACCCTGCAGGAGTTGAGCGAAGCGGCTGCAGTTATCCAGAGCCTTTGCGATCTGGAAACGGCCCACATCATCTACGGTCACGTGGTGGATCCGAAGATGGAGGGTGAAGTGAAGATTACGGTGCTGGCGGCAGGTTTACCTGCCTCTTCGCAGGGTCCTCTGGCGGAACGTCCGGCGCAACGTCCGGAGCCCCTGCGACGCCCGGAGCCTATGGCAGAACGTATGGGAGGAATACCGACCCGCCCCGCGGAGCGTACCTCCGCTGCGCCTTCGGGCGCACCGGAACGCCAGCCCCAGCAAGCACCGGTGAACGAAACCGACTATGACATCCCGACATTCCTTCGCAGGCGCGGCTAAAACCACTGCGTGAATGCTCCCTGAAGCGGGGGCGAGGCGGTGAGCCTCGCCCCTTTGCTACACCCCTGCGATAATGCGGTCGATACGCTGCGCGACATCGCGCAGATAGTTTGCATCGCCTCCACCGAGCTCGGCAGTCAGGAATCCCCTGTAGCCTATCTCATCCAGTGCCTTGCGCACCTCTCGCCAGTTCACGTCGCCTTCCAGCAGGTTCACAAACTGGCGTGTGCTGCGTTTGAAGTCTTTCAGGTGAATACGCTGGATGCGTTTGCCCAGAGTGCGTATCCAGTCCTCTGACCAGCCGAAAGCCAGCACGTTGCCCACGTCGAAGTATGCCTTCACAAATGGACTGCGGAACTCGTCCACATAACGCGCGAACTCCAGCGGACTGAGCAGGAAGTTATTCCAGACGTTTTCCACCGCGATGACCACTTTCAGCTTTTCCGCCAGAGGAATCAGCTTGCGAATGTTCTGCTGAGAGCGGGTATAAGCATCTGCATACCGTGTGCTTTCGTTGACAATGGCAGGTACCAGCAGCACCGTATCGGCTCCCAGTTCTTTGGCACAGTGCAGAGCTGCCTGCACATCCTGAAGACCCTTTTCCACCGTGCGCGGGTCGGCGCTGGAGAGTGGAGCGTGCCATCCTCCGTAGATAATAGAATGAACGGGTACACCGCTCAATTCCGATGCCGCGCGAATCTTCTTTATCTCTTCCGGGTCGCTAATAGGGGGAGCCTCGATGCCGTCAAACCCTACCTCTTTTGCCAGATGGAAACGCTCGACGTAGCTGAGATTGCTGGGCAGCATAGAAAGTATCAGCGCTTTTTTCAGACCGTTCTGCATTGCCGTTTGCCTCCTCCGCCGTTTTAGACCTTCGTTCCCTAGCGCTTTTGGCGAATCCTGCCTCGGAAGGGGCTTTTCGGGAAGGATGCGACGAGGGCACGGGAG is a window encoding:
- the ftsZ gene encoding cell division protein FtsZ, producing MAGVRQYAQIKVIGIGGGGTNAVNRMIEAGLVGVDFCAMNTDVQVLEISAAEKKVQLGENLTRGLGAGGNPQIGRSAAEESKNEIMKALEGADMVFITAGMGGGTGTGAAPVVAQLAKEMGALTVAVVTKPFNFEGPRRMQIAEEGVANLREHVDTLIVIPNERLLNVVEKRTTLVEAFRAADDILRQGVQGISDIITIPGLINVDFADVKTIMSNAGPALMGIGHGSGEHRAREAAESATNSPLLETSIDGAQRVLINVTSGPDMTLQELSEAAAVIQSLCDLETAHIIYGHVVDPKMEGEVKITVLAAGLPASSQGPLAERPAQRPEPLRRPEPMAERMGGIPTRPAERTSAAPSGAPERQPQQAPVNETDYDIPTFLRRRG
- the ftsA gene encoding cell division protein FtsA; the protein is MIAGLDIGTTKIAALIAEVTDDMRINIIGVGVVPSRGLRKGTVVDIEQATQSIEQAVEQAEHMAGRRIESVYVGVTGEHIRSLNSRGMIAVTSPTHEISREDVERVMESSRTVVLTPDREIIHAIPRGYVVDGQDGIRHPEGMSGSRLEVETHIIHGSSTFLQNITKCVQRARLQINELVVEPIATAAAVLTEAERDLGVALADIGGGTTDVAVFTGGEIYYTGVIPIGGNHVTNDISMGLRTPPEESERIKLQYACAVKEMVGENEVVPHRPMGSNEERKIPARVLAEIVEPRMRELFELVYEEIRKSGTAGMLPGGLVLSGGGSLMRGVVELAREVTDMPVRVGKPMNIGGLVDKVDSPVFATGVGLLLYGLERYYMVADSRHRSLWQGVTVWFRRLLSRFAQ
- a CDS encoding sugar phosphate isomerase/epimerase, producing MQNGLKKALILSMLPSNLSYVERFHLAKEVGFDGIEAPPISDPEEIKKIRAASELSGVPVHSIIYGGWHAPLSSADPRTVEKGLQDVQAALHCAKELGADTVLLVPAIVNESTRYADAYTRSQQNIRKLIPLAEKLKVVIAVENVWNNFLLSPLEFARYVDEFRSPFVKAYFDVGNVLAFGWSEDWIRTLGKRIQRIHLKDFKRSTRQFVNLLEGDVNWREVRKALDEIGYRGFLTAELGGGDANYLRDVAQRIDRIIAGV